The Euphorbia lathyris chromosome 2, ddEupLath1.1, whole genome shotgun sequence genome includes a window with the following:
- the LOC136218926 gene encoding ADP-ribosylation factor GTPase-activating protein AGD5 — translation MNEKANVSKELNARHRKILEGLLKMPENRECADCKSKGPRWASVNLGIFICMQCSGIHRSLGVHITKVRSATLDTWLPEQVAFIQSMGNEKANSYWEAELPSNYDRVGIENFIRAKYEEKRWVAKDGKPKSPPRRHDEKSASHAQRPNESRHQQTSSSENLFEERKNVQPPRSKESAPSARISISLPPKGPEQATPAPKAQQIIQKTESPAEPSEATKNATTAGPPVPAPKFDYATDLFNMLSIDGPSENGSEAASNDDNGWAGFQSAAAEETSTTDKGGLSKTAENSTISTSGINDLFKDTPLTTPPQSEKPQKDVKTDIMSLFEKSNMVSPFAMHQQQLAMLAHQQSLLMAAAKSGVVNPKFAGNLQQTGSNGINSPAQNWPNMGYQIPVVMPVGSGQGDLQKLMQTGNVGLTNPLGSSVTYPASSLYSMGQVTPVNGVASAGVRETQPAASVTSSVKSSQSAKDYDFSALTSGMFSKQ, via the exons ATGAACGAGAAGGCCAACGTTTCAAAAGAGCTTAATGCCAGGCACAGAAAG ATCTTGGAGGGCCTTCTTAAAATGCCTGAAAATAGGGAATGTGCTGACTGCAAATCAAA AGGCCCAAGATGGGCAAGTGTGAATTTAGGTATCTTTATATGCATGCAATGTTCAGGAATACATAGAAGTCTTGGGGTTCACATAACAAAG GTTCGATCCGCAACACTTGACACATGGCTTCCGGAGCAGGTTGCGTTTATTCAGT CAATGGGAAATGAGAAGGCCAACAGTTATTGGGAAGCAGAGTTACCCTCAAACTACGATAGAGTTGGAATAGAGAATTTCATTCGCGCAAA ATATGAAGAGAAGAGATGGGTTGCAAAGGATGGAAAACCAAAATCTCCTCCTAGAAGGCATGATGAAAAGTCTGCCTCACATGCACAGAGACCAAATGAAAGCAGACATCAGCAAACAAGTAGTTCTGAAAATTTGTTTGAGGAAAGAAAGAACGTCCAACCACCACGTTCAAAAGAGAGTGCTCCTTCTGCAAGAATTAGCATTTCCCTTCCTCCCAAGGGGCCTGAACAG GCTACCCCAGCTCCAAAGGCCCAACAGATTATTCAGAAAACTGAATCACCAGCAGAGCCATCTGAAGCAACAAAAAATGCTACAACTGCTGGTCCACCTGTTCCTGCACCTAAATTTGATTATGCAACTGACCTTTTCAATATGCTATCTATAGATGGTCCAAGTGAAAATGGCTCGGAGGCAGCTTCCAATGATGATAATGGATGGGCAGGATTCCAAT CTGCAGCTGCTGAAGAAACATCAACAACAGACAAAGGTGGCCTGTCTAAAACAGCAGAGAATAGTACTATTTCCACCTCTGGAATTAACGATTTATTTAAAGATACACCTTTAACAACTCCTCCACAGTCAGAGAAGCCTCAGAAAGATGTGAAAACTGATATAATGAGCCTTTTTGAGAAG TCCAATATGGTCTCCCCATTTGCAATGCATCAACAGCAACTTGCTATGCTTGCACATCAACAGTCCCTTCTCATGGCTGCAGCCAAATCAGGTGTTGTAAATCCTAAGTTCGCTGGTAATCTTCAGCAGACTGGGTCCAATGGTATTAATTCTCCTGCTCAAAATTGGCCAAACATGGGCTACCAAATTCCAGTAGTGATGCCAGTAGGTTCTGGGCAGGGTGACCTACAGAAACTCATGCAG ACTGGTAACGTGGGACTCACAAATCCATTGGGAAGCTCGGTAACCTATCCAGCATCTAG TTTGTATAGCATGGGGCAGGTTACCCCTGTTAATGGTGTGGCAAGTGCAGGAGTGAGAGAAACTCAACCAGCAGCTTCTGTTACGTCGTCAGTGAAATCATCACAATCTGCGAAGGATTATGATTTCTCTGCTTTAACAAGTGGCATGTTCTCGAAGCAATGA
- the LOC136218928 gene encoding uncharacterized protein, giving the protein MPTLTSSSLKLALISTGVLSVAVILKNSVPALTDFAVSELPVMYSSVIAWLRPPYLYLVVNGIIISIVASSKLQLQKAEESLKQPLIIHPAPVADKISAHLSTGYIDGGSGYKDLVTETKSSDGDDGEVIVASKTVQPPLRSESIEKLFEKIEKEKPLVSKRFPNKKSVKSNTEGGKATVLGVSKSKRHDTLENTWKMITDGRAMPLNRHLKKSDTWDTNPAPAVPRAEKMKKSETFSEKKSKLSRSRQGSGKLRKEASLSQEELNRRVEAFISKFNEEMRLQRQESLNQYQEMIARGAY; this is encoded by the exons ATGCCGACTCTCACTTCAAGCTCTCTTAAATTAGCTTTGATATCCACCGGAGTATTATCTGTCGCCGTAATTTTAAAGAATTCTGTTCCGGCGTTAACAGATTTTGCAGTCTCTGAACTTCCTGTTATGTATAGCTCTGTAATTGCTTGGCTTCGACCTCCTTACCTTTATTTGGTTGTCAATGGCATAATTATCTCAATCGTCGCCTCATCCAAGCTCCAGCTGCAAAAGGCTGAGGAATCTCTCAAACAGCCGCTAATAATCCACCCGGCACCGGTCGCCGACAAGATTTCTGCTCATTTATCGACCGGTTATATTGATGGAGGATCTGGTTACAAAGATTTAGTCACGGAGACTAAATCTAGTGACGGAGATGACGGTGAAGTTATAGTTGCGTCGAAAACGGTGCAGCCGCCGTTAAGGAGTGAATCTATTGAGAAGTTGTTTGAAAAAATAGAGAAAGAGAAACCGCTTGTTTCTAAAAGATTTCCTAACAAGAAATCAGTGAAATCAAATACTGAAG GTGGGAAGGCAACAGTACTGGGAGTATCAAAATCGAAGCGGCATGACACGTTGGAGAACACTTGGAAGATGATAACGGACGGGCGTGCAATGCCGTTAAACAGACATCTGAAGAAATCGGACACTTGGGACACTAATCCGGCTCCGGCGGTGCCGCGGGCGGAGAAAATGAAGAAGTCGGAGACATTTAGTGAAAAGAAGTCGAAGCTGAGTCGGAGTCGTCAGGGATCGGGGAAACTGAGAAAGGAAGCGTCGTTGAGTCAGGAGGAGTTGAATAGGAGAGTAGAGGCGTTTATAAGTAAGTTTAATGAGGAAATGAGATTGCAGAGGCAGGAGTCGTTGAATCAGTACCAGGAGATGATTGCTCGTGGAGcttattga